The Streptococcus equi subsp. equi nucleotide sequence ATAATTTTAATTTCATAAGCACCTACCTATATCATAAAAGGCCCTATAGCATTATTGGGCCTTTAGCTTTCATAAACCATTTTTAAAATGTAAAGTAATTCCAATGTGTATTTAATCGAACATCATTCCAGCTTTTTGTTGCGCTTGAGTTTGCCCATCCATATTTTTGAGAATCTCTATCCTTAACTGTTCCCCATAGATTAGTTACTGAAGATTTGAACCAATATTATTTGGAGACTTAACATAGTCATTAGAATAACCATAGTTATCACTTACACCATAATTCCATTCATCAATAATTGGATATGGAGCTGGATGCGCTGTTGCTGCACTAACAACTCTAGCTGTAGCAGCAGATCCAAAACTTAAAGTGCTTACAGCAAGCAAAACTAATGTTTTGTCACCAATTTTTCATATTAGTTCTCATTGGATAGATTGTTAAAAATATTTGAACAATCTAAATAATATATTATTATTTATTAGCATAATATCATATTATTATTTGAATTACAAGATGCTAAATTGCAAGTAAAAGTTAGTCATCCTATAGAAATTATCCGAGTGACTTGTTGTTCAAAATTTTCCCCAATTTTAAAAAGAGATGAAACTCTGCGTTGGATTGATCCTTTAAGCGACCCAATTCATTGAAAAAATCTGATGCAGCATTGGCAGATAGGTCTAAACGCTTCAAAAAAACACTCATCTTCTGGTACTCAGAGTTGATCAAATCATTTAAGACATGTCTTCTTTCAGATAAGCTGTCTTCACGCTTCTGATAGGCTCTTTTCTGGCGTAGAAAGTCCTGCTCGGCATCATCCATCTCCCGAAGCTTACGATAAATAGCCACTTCCTCTACAATTCTGTCTGCCATGCTCTAAACTCTCCTGCTAACTGACGATCCGTTTCAAGCTTGCTATCAATAACCGTCTGAATATCTCTATTCAAGTTTTCAAAGTCTGTGGCCAAGGCTGACAGCTTGCTGACCTTGGATTGAGTATAGTCCTGAAAGTCTTGGACAAAGCGGTCATATGTGATACCATAAGAAGCAAATAAGGCCTGCACCTCATAGTAGGGCAGCTCATGAAAAGAGTTGAAGTCAATCGCCGACCACACTTCCATAAGCTTTGCGTCTGCAACCGTTTTATGATCCAGAGCTTCATCAGCCCCCTCTCGAGCAG carries:
- a CDS encoding lipase; translation: MAKAAREGADEALDHKTVADAKLMEVWSAIDFNSFHELPYYEVQALFASYGITYDRFVQDFQDYTQSKVSKLSALATDFENLNRDIQTVIDSKLETDRQLAGEFRAWQTEL